One Pseudomonas sp. MH9.2 DNA segment encodes these proteins:
- a CDS encoding YggL family protein, translated as MATNRSRRLRKKLCVDEFQELGFELNLDFKQDLDDQAIDAFLDAFLTDAMEANGLNYVGGDDFGLVCLSKRGSVNEEQRVKVEAWLKSRSELTELTVSPLIDVWYPEKSINPVV; from the coding sequence ATGGCCACTAACCGTTCCCGCCGTCTGCGCAAAAAACTCTGCGTGGATGAATTCCAGGAGCTGGGTTTTGAGCTGAACCTGGACTTCAAACAAGACCTGGACGATCAGGCTATTGATGCCTTCCTCGACGCTTTCCTGACAGATGCCATGGAAGCCAACGGTTTGAACTATGTTGGCGGCGATGACTTCGGTCTGGTTTGCTTGAGCAAACGTGGTTCGGTCAACGAAGAGCAGCGTGTCAAGGTCGAAGCCTGGCTGAAAAGCCGCAGCGAACTGACAGAATTGACCGTCAGCCCTTTGATCGACGTGTGGTACCCGGAAAAGTCGATCAATCCGGTAGTGTGA
- the dacB gene encoding D-alanyl-D-alanine carboxypeptidase/D-alanyl-D-alanine-endopeptidase encodes MIKSLRHLFFAGLFLPLAMPVTAAPVNTSLPPKVQQALKAAKLQNNALSLVMLPLNGPGTPTVFNADVSVNPASTMKLVTTYAALEMLGPTHQWKTEFFTDGTLNNGVLRGNLYLKGGGDPKLNMEKLWLLMRDLRANGVQQVTGDLVLDRSHFIQPQLPVFNDDGNDENKPFLVKPDSLMINLKALRFVARNDSGKVLVSVEPPIASIHVDNQVKALASNKCTGDMRYNPVTQADGSITVVVNGQLGEGCSSQTYLSLLDHPTYAAGAVRAIWQELGGTILGKDRVDVVPGNAKLLAKAFSPDLAEIIRDINKFSNNTMAQQLFLSLGAKFRNEADGDDAKAAQRVVRQWLAKKGITAPHLVMENGSGLSRAERVSAREMATLLQAAWRSPYAAEFMSSLPLAGMDGTMRKRLKTTQMRGEAHIKTGTLNTVRAIAGFSRDINGNTWAVVAILNDSRVGGTSSVLDEVLLDLYRQPKLVNTAISLQQ; translated from the coding sequence ATGATCAAATCTTTACGTCACTTATTTTTCGCCGGCCTTTTTTTGCCCTTGGCGATGCCAGTCACTGCGGCCCCCGTCAATACCTCGCTACCGCCCAAGGTTCAACAGGCCCTCAAAGCCGCCAAGCTGCAGAATAATGCCTTGTCCCTGGTGATGCTGCCGCTCAACGGTCCCGGCACCCCGACCGTGTTCAATGCCGATGTCTCAGTCAACCCGGCGTCGACCATGAAGCTCGTCACCACCTATGCGGCGCTGGAAATGCTCGGCCCTACGCATCAATGGAAAACCGAATTTTTCACTGACGGCACCCTGAACAATGGCGTGTTGCGTGGCAACCTCTACCTCAAGGGTGGTGGTGATCCCAAGCTCAACATGGAAAAACTCTGGCTTCTGATGCGTGACTTGCGTGCCAACGGTGTGCAACAGGTGACTGGCGATCTGGTCCTGGATCGCAGCCATTTCATCCAGCCGCAATTGCCGGTGTTCAACGACGACGGCAATGATGAGAACAAGCCGTTTCTGGTCAAGCCCGACTCACTGATGATTAACCTCAAGGCCTTGCGCTTTGTCGCGCGCAACGACTCCGGCAAAGTGCTGGTGTCTGTAGAGCCACCGATTGCCAGCATTCATGTCGACAATCAGGTCAAGGCGCTGGCCTCGAACAAATGCACCGGAGACATGCGCTATAACCCGGTAACCCAGGCTGATGGCAGCATTACCGTCGTGGTCAACGGTCAGTTGGGCGAAGGCTGCAGTTCGCAGACCTATTTGTCGCTACTGGACCATCCGACTTACGCGGCGGGCGCAGTACGCGCAATCTGGCAGGAACTGGGCGGCACCATTCTGGGCAAGGATCGGGTCGATGTCGTGCCCGGCAACGCCAAGCTGCTGGCCAAAGCGTTTTCCCCGGATTTGGCAGAAATCATTCGTGACATCAATAAATTCAGCAACAACACAATGGCTCAGCAATTGTTCCTGAGCCTTGGCGCGAAGTTCCGCAATGAAGCAGACGGCGATGATGCCAAAGCCGCGCAACGCGTGGTTCGTCAATGGCTGGCGAAGAAGGGCATCACTGCGCCGCACCTGGTGATGGAGAATGGCTCGGGGCTGTCGCGCGCCGAGCGGGTCAGTGCGCGTGAAATGGCGACTTTGCTACAGGCTGCCTGGCGCAGCCCCTACGCAGCGGAATTCATGAGTTCTCTGCCGCTGGCGGGCATGGACGGCACCATGCGCAAGCGCCTCAAAACTACGCAGATGAGGGGCGAAGCGCACATCAAGACCGGCACCCTGAATACCGTCCGCGCAATTGCCGGTTTCAGCCGCGACATCAATGGCAATACCTGGGCGGTGGTCGCGATCCTCAATGACTCACGCGTAGGCGGCACATCTTCGGTGCTCGATGAAGTCCTGCTCGATCTGTATCGCCAACCGAAGCTGGTCAACACCGCCATTTCACTGCAACAGTAA
- a CDS encoding diguanylate cyclase — MSPNSVRSRILGLIHEDALAPSAAILAFAAGAVLTAMLVSASADMHQRRLDQRFNLLASERFSRIQERFDDQVQRLDGLRRFFVFSDQITQAEFDGYAAPLLVVTQAYSWAPRVPGAERSQFETHARAQGLTDFTVRDLSPSGQLTPAVDRPEYFPVLYTQSRSTEPLPLGFDVMSESIRRATLERAAQRGSMAVSPRMDLVGLEPANTSGLLLVAPVLLSVVDGGAKKQALSGYVMAVIGLRILMSEGLPAQDRDNLALQLFDLSSPEQPELLYQSANQAVESNLRISTLLSMADRRYLLELRPSAVFIAANRSSSTSVIVLGGLLSLILSVLLYSLVNQRQRALLLVERRTAELRSVLNAATQVAIIATDLRGVISTFNVGAQQMLGYSGDQVLGQFTLGDLHLGTELSAHGEALSQRYGCEVPTAEAMLVEAMEEGAYPAREWTLVRRDGSSLVVNMLVTAVRDERQQWVGYLAICVDITEGKRAHQALAARDQLLEKLSAQVPGGIYQYQLNSDGSSFFTYTNSGMWRIYELPHDVKQQSVEAVLDRIHPMDLQRIKKSICYSAEHLTPWREEYRVELPRQGQRWLHGEAMPERLPDGGVLWHGFISDISDLKRVEDELRALSVTDVLTGVYNRRYFQERLKAELSRVHRHGGELSVIMLDIDHFKRINDQFGHAMGDHVLQGLCQRINQRLRQDDVFCRLGGEEFMVLCPNATGENAHALALELWQVLRGEPIEGVGVVTASFGVASWRPVEGGDSLLLRADSGVYAAKQAGRDRVEPELS, encoded by the coding sequence ATGTCGCCAAACAGCGTTCGGTCCAGAATTCTCGGCTTGATCCACGAAGACGCGCTTGCGCCGTCCGCAGCGATCCTGGCTTTTGCGGCAGGTGCTGTGCTGACCGCGATGCTCGTGTCGGCCAGCGCCGACATGCACCAACGCCGACTTGATCAGCGTTTCAATCTGTTGGCCAGCGAACGCTTCAGTCGTATTCAGGAACGTTTCGACGATCAAGTCCAGCGCCTGGATGGCCTTCGCCGTTTCTTCGTTTTCTCCGACCAGATCACTCAAGCTGAGTTCGATGGTTACGCGGCGCCTTTACTGGTGGTTACGCAGGCGTATTCCTGGGCGCCAAGGGTCCCTGGCGCAGAACGTTCGCAGTTTGAGACGCACGCGCGCGCACAGGGGCTGACCGATTTCACCGTTCGCGATCTGTCCCCGAGCGGTCAGCTAACGCCTGCTGTTGATCGCCCTGAGTACTTCCCAGTCCTGTATACCCAATCCAGAAGCACAGAGCCGCTGCCGCTGGGCTTTGATGTGATGTCTGAAAGTATTCGCCGAGCCACGCTTGAGCGTGCCGCGCAACGAGGCAGCATGGCCGTGTCGCCACGAATGGATCTGGTGGGGCTTGAGCCCGCGAATACCAGTGGTCTATTGCTGGTGGCACCCGTGCTGTTATCGGTAGTCGATGGCGGCGCGAAGAAACAGGCATTGTCTGGGTACGTGATGGCGGTGATCGGTCTGCGCATATTGATGTCCGAAGGGTTGCCCGCCCAGGATCGCGACAATCTGGCGTTGCAGCTGTTCGACCTTTCTTCGCCAGAGCAGCCCGAGCTGCTGTATCAGTCGGCAAACCAGGCGGTGGAAAGCAATCTGCGCATCAGTACGCTGTTGAGCATGGCAGACCGACGTTATCTGCTGGAACTTCGTCCATCCGCTGTTTTTATTGCTGCCAACCGGTCGTCGTCGACCAGCGTGATTGTGTTGGGGGGATTGCTGAGTCTGATCCTCAGCGTTTTGCTGTATAGCCTGGTCAATCAGCGTCAACGCGCCTTACTGCTGGTTGAGCGGCGTACGGCCGAATTGCGCAGCGTGCTAAACGCTGCGACTCAGGTGGCGATCATTGCGACTGATCTGCGCGGCGTCATCAGTACCTTCAACGTGGGTGCACAGCAGATGCTCGGCTACAGTGGCGATCAAGTGCTGGGGCAGTTCACGTTGGGGGATTTACACCTTGGCACCGAGCTTTCAGCTCATGGCGAGGCATTGAGCCAGCGTTATGGTTGCGAGGTGCCGACTGCCGAGGCGATGTTAGTCGAGGCGATGGAGGAGGGTGCCTATCCTGCACGGGAATGGACGCTGGTGCGTCGTGACGGCAGCTCGCTGGTGGTCAATATGCTGGTCACGGCGGTGCGCGATGAGCGTCAGCAATGGGTGGGTTATCTCGCAATCTGCGTTGATATCACTGAAGGCAAACGCGCCCATCAAGCGTTGGCTGCGCGCGATCAATTGCTGGAAAAGCTTAGCGCACAGGTGCCTGGAGGAATTTATCAATACCAATTGAACAGCGATGGCAGTTCCTTCTTTACCTACACCAACAGCGGTATGTGGCGGATCTACGAACTGCCTCATGATGTAAAGCAGCAAAGTGTAGAGGCCGTACTCGATCGGATCCATCCCATGGATTTGCAGCGAATCAAGAAGTCGATTTGCTATTCCGCCGAGCACCTGACGCCGTGGCGTGAGGAGTATCGCGTCGAGCTGCCACGCCAGGGCCAGCGCTGGTTGCATGGCGAGGCGATGCCTGAGCGATTACCCGACGGCGGGGTGCTGTGGCATGGCTTTATCTCCGATATTTCTGACTTGAAGCGTGTTGAGGATGAACTGCGCGCGCTATCAGTGACGGACGTGCTGACGGGCGTGTACAACCGTCGTTATTTTCAGGAGCGGCTCAAGGCCGAACTCTCTCGGGTTCATCGGCATGGCGGGGAGTTGTCGGTGATCATGCTCGACATCGATCACTTCAAGCGCATCAACGATCAATTCGGTCATGCGATGGGCGACCATGTGCTGCAAGGGCTTTGTCAGCGGATCAATCAGCGCTTAAGGCAAGATGATGTGTTCTGTCGGCTAGGTGGCGAGGAGTTCATGGTGTTGTGTCCCAACGCGACTGGGGAAAACGCACATGCGCTCGCACTCGAGTTATGGCAGGTACTGCGGGGGGAACCCATTGAGGGTGTGGGCGTGGTGACGGCGAGTTTCGGTGTTGCCAGCTGGCGTCCTGTTGAAGGCGGTGATTCGCTATTGCTGCGGGCGGACTCGGGCGTTTATGCCGCCAAACAGGCTGGGCGTGATCGCGTCGAGCCAGAGTTGTCATGA
- the rlmKL gene encoding bifunctional 23S rRNA (guanine(2069)-N(7))-methyltransferase RlmK/23S rRNA (guanine(2445)-N(2))-methyltransferase RlmL: protein MSDRYELFLTCPKGLEGLLAEEATGLGLEETREHTSAIRGMGDMETAYRLCLWSRLANRVLLVLKRFPMKDAEDLYHGVLDVEWEDHLDAEGSLAVEFSGNGSGIDNTHFGALKVKDAIVDKLRTPSGLRPSVDKLNPDLRVHLRLDRGEAILSLDLSGHSLHQRGYRLQQGAAPLKENLAAAILVRAGWPRIAAQGGALTDPMCGVGTFLVEGAMMAADIAPNLKRERWGFSAWLGHVPALWKKLHEEAQARADIGLAKPPLWIRGYEADPRLIQPARNNIERAGMSEWVKVYQGEVATFEPRPDQNQKGLVICNPPYGERLGDEASLLYLYQNLGERLRQACLNWEAAVFTGAPDLGKRMGIRSHKQYAFWNGALPCKLLLIKVQPDQFVTGERRTPEQRQIEREQIEADVSVEVEAPGKYEKYNKNGNPIRKPEPVIEQARLSEGGQMFANRLQKNLKLLGKWVRREGIDCYRVYDADMPEYALAIDLYHDWVHVQEYAAPKTIDPEKASARLFDALAAIPQALNIDKSRVVIKRRERQSGTKQYERQSAQGQFLEVSEGGVKLLVNLTDYLDTGLFLDHRPMRMRIQREAAGKRFLNLYAYTGTASVHAAKGGARTTTSVDLSKTYLDWARRNLSLNGFSDKNRLEQGDVMAWLEASRDEYDLIFIDPPTFSNSKRMEGIFDVQRDQVQLLDLAMARLAPGGVLYFSNNFRKFQLDENLSERYAVEEITAQTVDPDFARNSKIHRAWRITAR, encoded by the coding sequence ATGTCGGACCGTTACGAACTCTTTCTTACCTGCCCCAAGGGCCTCGAAGGTTTGCTCGCTGAGGAAGCCACCGGGCTTGGCCTCGAGGAGACCCGCGAGCACACCTCGGCCATTCGTGGCATGGGCGACATGGAGACGGCCTATCGACTGTGCCTCTGGTCGCGCCTGGCCAACCGGGTGTTGCTGGTGCTCAAGCGGTTCCCGATGAAAGATGCCGAGGACCTGTATCACGGTGTACTCGATGTCGAATGGGAAGATCACCTGGACGCTGAAGGCAGTCTCGCGGTGGAGTTCAGCGGTAACGGTTCGGGGATCGACAACACCCACTTTGGTGCGCTGAAGGTCAAGGATGCGATCGTCGACAAGCTGCGTACCCCGTCGGGCCTGCGTCCTTCGGTCGATAAGCTCAACCCGGACTTGCGCGTTCACCTGCGCCTGGACCGCGGCGAGGCGATTCTGTCATTGGACCTGTCTGGACACAGTTTGCACCAACGTGGTTACCGCTTGCAGCAGGGTGCGGCGCCGTTGAAAGAAAACCTGGCGGCAGCGATTCTGGTGCGGGCCGGCTGGCCGCGCATCGCTGCTCAAGGCGGCGCGCTGACAGACCCGATGTGTGGCGTCGGCACCTTCCTGGTGGAAGGGGCGATGATGGCTGCGGATATCGCGCCAAACCTCAAGCGCGAACGCTGGGGTTTTTCGGCCTGGCTCGGGCACGTCCCTGCCTTGTGGAAGAAACTGCACGAAGAGGCGCAGGCGCGGGCCGATATCGGTCTGGCCAAGCCACCGCTGTGGATTCGCGGTTATGAAGCCGATCCACGCCTGATTCAGCCCGCTCGCAACAACATTGAACGCGCAGGCATGAGTGAGTGGGTCAAGGTCTATCAGGGCGAAGTCGCGACGTTTGAGCCACGTCCCGATCAGAACCAGAAAGGGTTGGTCATCTGTAACCCTCCTTACGGCGAACGTCTGGGTGATGAGGCGAGCTTGCTCTATCTCTACCAGAACCTCGGCGAACGTCTGCGTCAGGCATGCCTGAACTGGGAAGCGGCGGTGTTCACCGGCGCGCCGGATCTGGGCAAGCGCATGGGTATTCGCAGCCACAAGCAATATGCCTTCTGGAACGGCGCCTTGCCGTGCAAATTATTGCTGATCAAGGTTCAGCCGGATCAGTTCGTCACCGGCGAGCGCCGCACACCTGAGCAGCGTCAGATTGAGCGTGAGCAGATCGAGGCGGATGTATCGGTTGAAGTCGAAGCGCCCGGCAAGTACGAAAAGTACAACAAGAACGGCAACCCCATTCGCAAACCTGAGCCGGTTATTGAACAGGCGCGGTTGAGTGAAGGCGGGCAGATGTTTGCCAACCGCTTGCAGAAAAACCTCAAATTGCTGGGCAAGTGGGTCCGTCGTGAAGGCATTGATTGCTATCGGGTCTACGATGCCGACATGCCCGAGTACGCGTTGGCCATCGATTTGTACCACGATTGGGTTCACGTTCAGGAATACGCCGCGCCCAAGACTATCGATCCGGAAAAGGCGTCGGCCCGTCTGTTCGATGCGCTGGCAGCGATTCCCCAAGCATTGAATATCGACAAGAGCCGGGTGGTGATCAAGCGCCGTGAGCGCCAGAGCGGCACTAAGCAGTATGAACGCCAGAGTGCCCAAGGACAGTTCCTTGAGGTGAGCGAAGGCGGTGTCAAGCTGCTGGTGAACCTGACCGACTACCTGGATACCGGGCTTTTCCTCGATCACCGGCCGATGCGCATGCGCATTCAGCGTGAGGCCGCGGGCAAGCGCTTCCTGAACTTGTACGCCTACACGGGGACCGCGAGTGTGCATGCGGCAAAGGGTGGCGCACGCACAACCACCAGTGTGGATCTGTCCAAGACCTACCTGGATTGGGCTCGACGTAATCTGTCGCTCAATGGTTTCTCTGACAAGAACCGTCTGGAGCAGGGCGACGTCATGGCGTGGCTGGAAGCAAGTCGTGACGAGTACGACTTGATTTTCATCGACCCGCCGACGTTCTCCAATTCCAAACGTATGGAAGGGATCTTCGACGTGCAGCGCGATCAGGTGCAGTTGCTTGACTTGGCGATGGCGCGTCTGGCGCCGGGCGGTGTGTTGTACTTCTCCAACAATTTCCGCAAGTTCCAGCTCGATGAGAATCTTAGCGAGCGCTATGCGGTCGAAGAAATTACGGCGCAAACCGTTGACCCGGACTTTGCTCGCAACAGCAAGATTCACCGTGCATGGCGTATTACAGCCCGCTGA
- the rmf gene encoding ribosome modulation factor, with the protein MRRLKRDPLERAFLRGYQFGVHGKSRELCPFTLPSVRQAWINGWREGRGDNWDGMTGTAGIHRLNELHAVG; encoded by the coding sequence ATGAGAAGACTTAAGCGTGATCCGTTGGAAAGAGCATTTTTACGCGGATATCAATTTGGTGTTCATGGTAAATCCCGTGAGCTTTGCCCCTTTACTCTACCGTCGGTACGCCAAGCCTGGATCAATGGCTGGCGAGAAGGACGCGGCGACAACTGGGACGGTATGACCGGCACTGCGGGTATCCACAGACTCAACGAACTTCACGCGGTCGGCTAA
- a CDS encoding quinone-dependent dihydroorotate dehydrogenase — translation MYNLARQLLFKLSPETSHDLSLDLIGAGGRLGLNGLFTKAPAQLPVTVMGLNFPNPVGLAAGLDKNGTVIDGFAQLGFGFVEVGTVTPRPQPGNPKPRIFRLPHAEAIINRMGFNNLGVDHLISRVQAAKYRGILGINIGKNFDTPVERAVDDYLICLDKVYAHASYVTVNVSSPNTPGLRSLQFGDSLKQLLEALRLRQEDLAQKHGRRVPLAIKIAPDMTDEEIVQVAAALVESGMDAVIATNTTLSRKGVEGLPHADEAGGLSGAPVREKSTHTVRVLAGELAGRLPIIAAGGITEGKHAAEKIAAGASLVQIYSGFIYKGPALIRQSVDAIAGMSSRHSA, via the coding sequence ATGTATAACCTGGCCCGCCAGTTATTGTTCAAACTCTCCCCCGAGACCTCCCATGACCTGTCGCTGGATCTGATCGGCGCGGGCGGGCGTTTGGGGCTCAATGGTTTGTTTACCAAGGCGCCTGCGCAGTTACCGGTAACGGTCATGGGCCTGAACTTCCCTAACCCGGTCGGGTTGGCCGCGGGGCTGGACAAAAATGGCACGGTGATCGATGGGTTTGCGCAGTTGGGCTTTGGTTTTGTCGAAGTCGGCACCGTGACCCCGCGCCCACAGCCGGGCAATCCGAAACCACGGATTTTCCGTCTGCCGCATGCCGAGGCAATCATCAACCGGATGGGTTTCAACAATCTGGGTGTCGATCACCTGATCAGCCGGGTACAGGCTGCCAAGTACCGCGGCATCCTCGGGATCAACATCGGCAAGAATTTCGATACCCCGGTAGAGCGCGCCGTGGACGACTACCTGATCTGTCTGGATAAGGTCTATGCCCATGCCAGCTACGTGACCGTGAATGTCAGTTCGCCGAACACGCCTGGCTTGCGCAGTCTGCAGTTCGGTGACTCGCTCAAGCAATTGCTCGAAGCCCTGCGCCTGCGTCAGGAGGACCTGGCGCAAAAACACGGCAGGCGCGTGCCGCTGGCCATCAAGATTGCGCCTGACATGACGGATGAAGAAATCGTGCAGGTCGCTGCTGCGCTGGTTGAATCAGGCATGGATGCGGTGATTGCGACCAACACCACGCTCAGTCGCAAAGGTGTTGAAGGGTTGCCCCATGCGGACGAAGCAGGTGGCCTGTCGGGCGCGCCGGTTCGTGAAAAGAGTACCCATACGGTCAGAGTACTGGCGGGTGAATTGGCCGGGCGGTTGCCGATCATTGCGGCGGGTGGGATCACAGAAGGCAAGCATGCGGCTGAGAAAATCGCTGCAGGTGCGAGTCTGGTGCAGATATATTCGGGCTTTATTTATAAAGGACCTGCGTTGATTCGCCAGTCGGTTGATGCAATAGCGGGGATGTCGTCCCGGCACAGCGCATAA
- a CDS encoding S-type pyocin domain-containing protein — protein sequence MSKDNSKKTFDSFFASSRNLPNGGGSWAAWNKPSEPERIYIAEDRWPPPKKRTDLVFAKSCISGKWCRTEAGTAPEPTSNFGNVMVAGAMFIPSANTAIATALGADLALGRMAGGGIMQRGLNWAIRGAGGPASIFILGMLPAKMGDGTLYTDNQLRNMTHAPTRVRFQFRRDAEGALQVYGIHTGASGDDTVRTVQATWNADKTAMETKLNGITILWTPRRSGLVQMPPLVYPDNNGGRLGTILVHPIPEGTDSQIEGLPGEDITTDDCILVFPADTGLNSLYLVLSKPAGGGDIKYHKPPLVLPAFPDTFPVKSKSSVQGGGGMRSRWKDRKGRMYEWDSQHGAVEMYDPQGKHLGEFNAETGEQTKPAKPGRTTPK from the coding sequence ATGAGCAAGGACAACTCAAAAAAAACTTTCGACAGTTTTTTCGCATCAAGCCGGAATCTTCCGAACGGTGGTGGCTCGTGGGCAGCCTGGAATAAACCCTCTGAGCCAGAGCGGATTTACATCGCCGAAGATCGATGGCCGCCCCCCAAAAAACGTACAGACCTAGTCTTTGCCAAGTCCTGCATTTCTGGCAAATGGTGCCGCACTGAAGCCGGTACCGCCCCAGAGCCCACCTCAAACTTCGGCAACGTGATGGTGGCGGGTGCCATGTTTATTCCATCTGCCAACACCGCTATAGCAACGGCCCTCGGTGCCGATCTGGCGCTGGGTCGAATGGCCGGTGGCGGCATCATGCAGCGGGGGCTTAATTGGGCAATACGCGGCGCGGGCGGCCCTGCCAGCATTTTCATACTGGGGATGCTCCCGGCCAAAATGGGCGACGGCACACTCTACACCGACAATCAGTTGCGCAACATGACTCACGCGCCCACGCGTGTGCGCTTCCAGTTCCGCCGCGATGCCGAGGGCGCGCTGCAGGTCTACGGCATCCATACCGGCGCCTCGGGCGACGACACAGTACGCACGGTGCAGGCCACGTGGAACGCCGACAAAACCGCGATGGAGACCAAGCTCAACGGCATCACCATTCTCTGGACCCCGCGGCGCAGCGGACTGGTACAAATGCCGCCGCTGGTTTATCCCGACAACAATGGCGGACGGTTGGGCACTATCCTGGTCCACCCGATCCCCGAAGGCACAGACTCGCAGATTGAAGGCCTTCCCGGAGAGGACATCACCACCGACGACTGTATTCTGGTGTTTCCAGCAGATACGGGGCTGAACTCGCTGTATTTGGTGCTTTCAAAGCCTGCTGGCGGGGGTGATATCAAGTACCACAAGCCGCCATTGGTGTTGCCTGCATTTCCAGATACCTTTCCTGTTAAATCCAAAAGCAGCGTTCAGGGTGGTGGAGGTATGCGTAGCCGCTGGAAAGACCGCAAGGGCCGAATGTACGAGTGGGATAGCCAGCACGGCGCTGTTGAAATGTACGATCCGCAGGGGAAACACCTTGGTGAATTCAACGCGGAAACGGGCGAACAAACCAAGCCAGCAAAACCCGGCAGAACCACACCAAAATAG
- a CDS encoding pyocin S6 family toxin immunity protein, producing MFLWISGFLKGDDEDDSLKYDLTIQPEHEAAVMGILGWKNMNESPDGEWLLTSKQAQQIAVAINEQLPMGLDLFIGVRA from the coding sequence ATGTTTTTATGGATCAGTGGGTTTTTAAAAGGCGATGATGAGGACGACTCGTTAAAATACGACCTCACCATTCAGCCTGAGCATGAAGCCGCTGTAATGGGAATTCTTGGCTGGAAAAATATGAATGAGAGCCCAGATGGGGAATGGTTGCTAACCAGCAAACAAGCACAGCAGATAGCCGTAGCGATCAATGAGCAATTGCCAATGGGACTAGACCTGTTTATCGGAGTACGGGCATAG
- a CDS encoding pyocin S6 family toxin immunity protein, which yields MQYERAVPQELESAVLAAMGWASLTDVPMGENDLT from the coding sequence TTGCAGTACGAAAGAGCTGTACCGCAAGAGTTAGAGTCAGCAGTACTCGCCGCAATGGGGTGGGCGTCCCTGACGGACGTGCCTATGGGCGAAAACGATCTAACGTAA
- a CDS encoding CmpA/NrtA family ABC transporter substrate-binding protein: MNTLPNNALAWVAGSDAPEKNTIDLGFMALTDCAPLVVAATQGFAQPYGLTLNLKRQSSWANLRDKLVSGELDAAHSLYGLIYAVQLGISGSVSTDMAVLMGLNQNGQSINLSKALQDANVTSPDALDRYVHQSRTKLTFAQTFPTGTHAMWLYYWLASQGIHPLNDVNSVVVPPPQMVAHLQAGRIDGCCVGEPWCASAVNQGLGFTLATTQAIWPDHPEKVLGCTREFVEQYPNTARALVMAVLEASRFIEQNDENRRSTAQLLSGSDYLDTPVDCIEPRLMGDYADGLGNRWHDLHAVRFHGAGEVNLPYLSDGMWFMTQFRRWGLLREDPDYLGIATQVQQLKLYSQAAAAVGVAVPESAMRSSQLIDGKVWDGSDPTAYAHSFKLHALADAVPTRVSR; this comes from the coding sequence ATGAACACACTACCGAACAACGCTCTAGCCTGGGTCGCAGGCAGCGACGCGCCGGAAAAAAATACCATCGACCTGGGCTTCATGGCCCTGACCGACTGCGCACCACTGGTGGTTGCAGCCACCCAAGGGTTTGCTCAGCCCTATGGCTTGACCCTGAACCTGAAACGCCAATCGTCCTGGGCCAATCTGCGCGACAAGCTGGTGAGTGGCGAACTGGACGCCGCTCATAGCCTTTACGGGCTGATCTATGCGGTGCAATTGGGAATCAGCGGCTCCGTGAGCACCGACATGGCGGTGCTGATGGGCCTGAACCAGAACGGGCAAAGCATCAACTTATCCAAAGCGTTGCAGGACGCGAACGTGACCAGTCCTGACGCACTCGATCGGTATGTGCACCAAAGCCGTACAAAACTGACGTTTGCCCAGACCTTCCCCACAGGCACACATGCCATGTGGTTGTATTACTGGCTCGCGAGCCAGGGCATTCACCCGCTGAACGACGTCAACAGCGTGGTCGTGCCGCCGCCACAAATGGTCGCGCACCTGCAAGCCGGGCGTATCGACGGCTGCTGTGTCGGCGAACCCTGGTGCGCCAGCGCGGTGAATCAGGGCCTTGGCTTTACCTTGGCGACGACGCAGGCGATCTGGCCCGACCACCCGGAAAAAGTGCTCGGCTGCACCCGTGAGTTTGTCGAGCAGTACCCCAATACCGCACGGGCGCTGGTCATGGCAGTGCTGGAAGCCAGCCGCTTTATCGAACAAAACGATGAAAATCGGCGCAGTACCGCGCAATTGCTCAGCGGCAGCGATTACTTAGATACGCCGGTGGATTGCATAGAACCACGCCTCATGGGGGATTATGCCGACGGTCTCGGTAATCGCTGGCATGACCTGCATGCCGTGCGCTTTCATGGCGCAGGCGAGGTCAACCTGCCTTACCTGTCCGACGGCATGTGGTTCATGACCCAGTTCCGGCGCTGGGGCCTGTTGCGCGAAGACCCTGACTATCTTGGGATCGCCACGCAAGTACAGCAACTGAAGCTGTATAGCCAGGCAGCGGCCGCTGTCGGCGTTGCAGTCCCTGAGTCTGCCATGCGCAGCAGCCAGCTGATTGATGGCAAAGTCTGGGACGGTAGCGACCCCACGGCCTATGCACACAGCTTCAAGCTGCACGCGCTGGCCGATGCCGTCCCCACCCGTGTCAGTCGCTGA